TGAACAGACAGAGGACGGTCTCTCTGGGAGGGTTGGAGCGATTCTTCTGACcctgaaaatcacaaaataacaaaacacaccaGTTCAGATCCCTGAGGGACGCCACACTGCAGCCAACAGAGGGAACACAAGAGAGATGAGCCAGGGAGTGAGAATAACAAAAGTAAactggaaagagaaaaaagagagttagggatgaaaaataaatatttaaatagatAACTACAGAAAGAAAGCagatagaaaaaagaaataaacaaaaagccTGCAGAAGAATCAACAAAAGGGAGAAAGTAGgatacagaaaacagaaagaaaataaaaaacaaaacagaccaaaaactagaaaaaaaaaaaattaaaatacaaaaaaaaataagtaaaaaaaaaaaaaaaaagaaatacaaaacaatgtgcaatgaaaaaaaaaagaaatacaggaTGAAAGACACCAAAATagacagtaacaaaaaaaaagcatgaaaagacaaaaaagggaaaaagtaaagaaagaaaaacaaatgacagtCCAGATGTGAAACAGCCAGTCAGGACAGAGTGAGTCACCTGTGAGAAGACGACGAAGAGGACATCGTCGTCCTCCGACAGGCCGAGCGCCTGCGCCAGGCGCCGCCCCGGTTTCTGCTTGTAGGCGGCCTGGACCAGCCGGTACTCCACGCCGTCTTTGGTGCAGCCGAGAGGAAACTCGACGTACGAGTAGAACTCGGTGTCATTGGAACACATCCGGACGATTTTGGAGGTGAAGAACTTTTCTCCGCCGGCGTCCATCTGCGTCAGCTGCGTGTCCAGCTGCAGCGTCAGGAAGTAGACGTAGGTGCGGCTGGAGAAGCCGTACACGTAGTAGATGTCGAAGGCCGGGTAGAGGGACAATGTGTCGGACGGGATCTTGATCTGCGAGGACACAAACTCGTCCTGGTAGACCAGAGAGAACATGTTGACGCTCTCTTCGTCCGCCACCAGCTTCCTGCTGGACAGCGTCGGGAAATATTCCGACTTCCCGTCGATGGCGGCGCCGATGAAGAGGCGGCTGCCGCCCTTCACCGGCTTCTTCCTCTTTGGGTCAGCCGTCCAGTCGTCCTCGCCAACAACCACacctggaga
This sequence is a window from Plectropomus leopardus isolate mb unplaced genomic scaffold, YSFRI_Pleo_2.0 unplaced_scaffold989, whole genome shotgun sequence. Protein-coding genes within it:
- the LOC121940925 gene encoding plexin A3-like — encoded protein: VVVGEDDWTADPKRKKPVKGGSRLFIGAAIDGKSEYFPTLSSRKLVADEESVNMFSLVYQDEFVSSQIKIPSDTLSLYPAFDIYYVYGFSSRTYVYFLTLQLDTQLTQMDAGGEKFFTSKIVRMCSNDTEFYSYVEFPLGCTKDGVEYRLVQAAYKQKPGRRLAQALGLSEDDDVLFVVFSQGQKNRSNPPRETVLCLFTLHDINLAMRERIRSCYRGEGRLSLPWLLNKELHCIHT